The genomic DNA CAGGCACCGTGCTGACGATTCTTGGCGTGATCGATGATCGCGGCGGCGTGAATCCCTGGTTGCGGTTGGCGGTCGAGTTTGCCGTGGCCGCGTTTGTGGTCTACGGATTGAATTTTGGATTGACGGCATTCATCAGTATTGCCTGGCTGACCAAGGTGTTGTCGGTGATTTGGATCGTGGGGCTGATCAATTCGTTCAACATGCTTGACAACATGGATGGGCTCAGCGGAGGCGTGGCGGCAATTATCGCCACATCGATGGCGATCGTGATGTTGACGACCACCGACCCAGGAACCTCGCAGCCGCAATTGTTCGTGGCGGCGATGTTGTTGGTCGTGTGTGGTTCGCTGCTTGGTTTTCTGTGGCACAACCGACCCCCCGCCAAAATATTCATGGGGGATGGTGGCAGCTACTTGGTGGGTTTTCTGATTGCCGTTTCGATGTTGATGGCCACCTATGCATCGAGTGACGGATCACGACCGCATGCGATGTTGGCGCCGCTATGTGCGATGGCGGTGCCGCTCTATGACATGACCACGGTGCTGTGGATTCGGATCCGCCAAGGGCGAAGCCCGTTTGTGGGCGACCGCAGCCATTTCTCGCACCGCTTGGTCGAACTCGGTCTAAGCCGGACCCAAGCGGTATTGACGATCTACTTGGTCACTGGCACCTGTGGATTGGCTTCGATTTTGCTAACGCATGTGGAACTAACGCAAGCGATCATGGTGATCGGGATTGTGGGGTGCATGT from Novipirellula caenicola includes the following:
- a CDS encoding MraY family glycosyltransferase, whose protein sequence is MTVLPPFVVSLLTIYPVRRFAVQLGLVARPGGHSTHTNVTPLGGGIGIWAGIVVTFALGTLAVALVRNNVALQSHLPDQVVPHLEGVWSRVTQLWWLLAAGTVLTILGVIDDRGGVNPWLRLAVEFAVAAFVVYGLNFGLTAFISIAWLTKVLSVIWIVGLINSFNMLDNMDGLSGGVAAIIATSMAIVMLTTTDPGTSQPQLFVAAMLLVVCGSLLGFLWHNRPPAKIFMGDGGSYLVGFLIAVSMLMATYASSDGSRPHAMLAPLCAMAVPLYDMTTVLWIRIRQGRSPFVGDRSHFSHRLVELGLSRTQAVLTIYLVTGTCGLASILLTHVELTQAIMVIGIVGCMLLLVIILESTQWQSDEK